The following DNA comes from Terriglobales bacterium.
ACGCCGCCGAATGCAGCGGCGCCCCCGGTGTGGACGACGACGGCAACGGTTACGTGGACGACTGCCACGGCATCAATCCCGCCTACAGCACTACCGACCCCATGGACGACAACGACCACGGCACTCACGTCGCCGGCACCATCGGCGCCGTGGGCAACAATGGCGTCGGAGTGGTGGGCGTGAACTGGCACGTCCGCATCTATCCCTGCAAGTTCCTGAACGCTGGCGGCTCCGGCCCAACCTCGGGGGCCGTTGAATGCCTCGAGTACTTCGCCATGATGAAGGACCGCGGGGTGAACATCGTGGCCACCAACAACAGTTGGGGAGGCGGCGGCTACTCCCAGGCGCTCTACGACGCCATCGCCGCGCAGCTCAGCCGCGGCATCCTCTTCGTGGCCGCGGCCGGCAACAATGCCAGCGACAACGACGCCGCACCCCACTATCCTTCCAACTACTTTCTTCCCAACGTCATCTCCGTGGCGGCCACCGACCGCTGGGACGCCCTGGCGTCCTTCTCCGATTTTGGCCGCAACACCGTGCAGATGGGAGCGCCCGGAGCCACCATCCTGAGCACGATCCCCACCGCCGACGGCAGCTATGCCTACTTCAGCGGAACTTCCATGGCCACGCCCCACGTCACCGGAGTGATCGCGCTGCTCAAGGCCCAGAACCCCTTCCGCACCTGGATCGACCTCCGCAACCTGATCCTGGCGGGCGGCGACCCCAAGCCAGCGCTGAGCGAGACCGTCACCGGGCGGCGCTTGAACGCTTATGGCGCCATGACCTGCGCCAGCGCCGCCGTGCACAGCCGCTTGCAGCCGGCGGGGCCACTGGTGACGGCGGCCGTGGGTGTGGACGTCCTGCTGGCAGAACTGGCCATCAACTGCGCCTCGCCCGACGGTGGCGGCGGCATCACCGTGGACCTCGACCCCGGCGGCGGCAGCTTGCCACTGCTCGACGATGGCGCCGCTCCCGATCAGGCCGCCGGCGACGGCATCTTTACCGCCGACACCGTCCTCAATTCCAACGGCATCTTCACCCTGACCTTCCCCGGCGGGGACGCGGTCACCGCCGAGGTCCTGGTTCCCTACGCCGCCCCCACGCTCCCAGCCTTCAGCTATCGCACCATCTCGGGCACGGACCTGGACCTGGGCGACGACACCGCCGCGAACATCATTTCTCCTTTCGCCGTTCGTTTCGGGCAAGGCAGTTTTTTCAACCTGCACGTGGGCAGCAACGGGGTGATCGAGCTGGTCACGTCCACCAACTCTCCCGCCAACGACACCCTGCCCAGCGGCGTCAACGCCGTCATCGCTCCCTGGTGGGACGATCTCATGCCGCAAAGCGGCGATCCCTCCCACAACGTCTACTGGGCGGTCACGGGCTCGGCTCCCCACCGCGAACTGGTGGTCGAGTGGCGCGCCGTGCCTCATTACGAGACCTCGGTCAGCGCCGCCGCTAACGTCACCTTCGAGGTGGTCTTCTTCGAGGACAGCAGCGACCTCCTCTTCCTTTACAAGGACGCCACCTTCGGCAGCGTCAGCGCCGATCATGACCAGGGCAAGACCGCCAGCGTGGGCGTGCAGATCGCTTCGGGCTCGGCCGTCCAGTACAGCTACTACACCGCCTCGCTCAGCGACAGCCTGGCGCTGCTGTGGCACTTGAGCGGCGATCCCGTCCCCGGACTCTTCTCCATCTCGCCGTCGCATGCCACCCAGGGCGGCGAAGCCTTTACCCTGATCCTGGATGGCACCGGCTTCGCGAGCGACTCGGTGGTGCGCTGGGGCGGCGCCGCCCGTATCACCCACTACGTCAGCGACACGCAATTGACCGCCGACATTCCCGCCTCCGACCTCGCCCTAGGAGGTCCGGTGAACGTCACCGTCCTCAACCCGGCACCGGGCGGCGGGGAGTCCTCGCCCGCCGTCTTCACCGTCGACAATCCCGTCCCCATGCTCTCTGAGATCGGCCCCTCCAGCGCAGCCGGGGGCTCCGGCGCCTTCACCCTCACCCTCTACGGCACCGGCTTCGTCGGCAGCTCCGTCGTGCGCTTCAACGGCAGCAACATTCCCACGCACTACACCAGCGCCACACAACTGACCGCGGATGTGAGCGCCGACTGGATGGGTATCGCCAACAGCATCCCCGTCACCGTCTTCAACCCTGCTCCCGGAGGCGGCGTCTCCAATGCTCTGACCTTCACGGTCACCTCCAACCCTGTGCCCAACCTGCTCTCACTGACTCCCTGGCACACGGCCGCGGGCGGCCCGGCCTTCACCCTGCACATCTACGGCAAGTACTTCGCGCCGGGCGCGGTGGTGAAATGGAATGGCAGTTCGCGCACCTACAGCATGACCAACATCGTGGCCCTGGAGGCCGACATTCCCGCCTCCGACCTCATCACCCCGGGCAGCGCCACGGTCACGGTCACCAACCCCGTCCCCGGCGGCGGCGAGTCCGCTTCCCTCACCTTCACCATCGACAATGCCGTGCCCGGCGCGGGCACGCTGCATCCCAGCTCCGTGGCCGCCGGCCACGCGCAGTTCCCCCTGACCATCCATGGCACCGGCTTCAATACCACCTCGGTGGTGCGCTGGAACGGAAGCGACCGCGCCACCACCTTCGTCAGCGGCACGCAGCTGCGGGCCACCATTCTCGCCGCCGACCTGGCCGGCGAGGGCACC
Coding sequences within:
- a CDS encoding S8 family serine peptidase, whose amino-acid sequence is MKRTSLALAFLALLTLLSSPPATAQGGPHRGLPLERASFQRSKSEPAFAPGRVLVRFRKGTTAAAMAAAHAAVRAQVIRSYRVVGGLQLVRLAAGMSVAQALRLYRRNPDVLYAEPDYLQYADATPNDPSYGQLWGMNNTGQSVNGGAGGTVDADIDAPEAWNLSTGSATVVVGVIDSGADYNHPDLAANTYSNAAECSGAPGVDDDGNGYVDDCHGINPAYSTTDPMDDNDHGTHVAGTIGAVGNNGVGVVGVNWHVRIYPCKFLNAGGSGPTSGAVECLEYFAMMKDRGVNIVATNNSWGGGGYSQALYDAIAAQLSRGILFVAAAGNNASDNDAAPHYPSNYFLPNVISVAATDRWDALASFSDFGRNTVQMGAPGATILSTIPTADGSYAYFSGTSMATPHVTGVIALLKAQNPFRTWIDLRNLILAGGDPKPALSETVTGRRLNAYGAMTCASAAVHSRLQPAGPLVTAAVGVDVLLAELAINCASPDGGGGITVDLDPGGGSLPLLDDGAAPDQAAGDGIFTADTVLNSNGIFTLTFPGGDAVTAEVLVPYAAPTLPAFSYRTISGTDLDLGDDTAANIISPFAVRFGQGSFFNLHVGSNGVIELVTSTNSPANDTLPSGVNAVIAPWWDDLMPQSGDPSHNVYWAVTGSAPHRELVVEWRAVPHYETSVSAAANVTFEVVFFEDSSDLLFLYKDATFGSVSADHDQGKTASVGVQIASGSAVQYSYYTASLSDSLALLWHLSGDPVPGLFSISPSHATQGGEAFTLILDGTGFASDSVVRWGGAARITHYVSDTQLTADIPASDLALGGPVNVTVLNPAPGGGESSPAVFTVDNPVPMLSEIGPSSAAGGSGAFTLTLYGTGFVGSSVVRFNGSNIPTHYTSATQLTADVSADWMGIANSIPVTVFNPAPGGGVSNALTFTVTSNPVPNLLSLTPWHTAAGGPAFTLHIYGKYFAPGAVVKWNGSSRTYSMTNIVALEADIPASDLITPGSATVTVTNPVPGGGESASLTFTIDNAVPGAGTLHPSSVAAGHAQFPLTIHGTGFNTTSVVRWNGSDRATTFVSGTQLRATILAADLAGEGTADVTVSNPGSGGGESSALTFTMHSWRSANDFDGDAKADILWQNSSTHDVAVWLMDGASKTSAAIVASGVDANWKAVGVGDFDGDGKADILWQNSSTGGVVVWLMNGASKSSAAFVATGVDPNWKIVGVGDFDGDGMADILWQNPATGGVVVWLMNGASRTSAAFVATGVDPNWKAVGVGDFDGDGMADILWQHSSTHDVAVWLMDGATRTSSAFVATGVDPSWKVVGVGDFDADSKADILWQNSATGGVVVWLMDGAAKSSAAFVATGVLPAWKAVAVADFDSDHKADILWQNYSTGDVVVWLMDGAAKTSGAFVASGVDPAWKVVSVYP